One segment of Prionailurus bengalensis isolate Pbe53 chromosome X, Fcat_Pben_1.1_paternal_pri, whole genome shotgun sequence DNA contains the following:
- the LOC122477651 gene encoding armadillo repeat-containing X-linked protein 1 isoform X2: protein MGRTREAGCVAAGVVIGAGACYCVYRLTWGRDENEKIWDDDDEDDEEESSDIVETRIENGKGAKANAGMGSEARLQGDSKVKTEVGMVLESGSDVKAEVHLGPQSGGGLEAKAKALFSTLKEQASAKAGRGVRLGTISGNRTLAPSLPCPGGRGGGCHPTRSGARAGSRASGKTKGRTRGKSTRTPATAWPVRRGKFNFPYKIDDILGAADLQKVLNILERSNDPFIQEIALVTLGNNAAYSFNQNAIRELGGLPIIAKLIKTKDLIIREKAYNALNNLSVNAENQGKIKTYISQVCDDTMICRLDSAVQMAGLRLLTNMTVTNHYQHLLSYSFPDFFALLFLGNYFTKIQIMKLIINFTENPAMTRELVSCKVPSELISLFNKEWDREILLNILTLFENINDNIKSEGLASSKKEFSRSSLFFLFKESGVCIKKIKALANHNDLVVKVKVLKVLTKL from the coding sequence ATGGGCCGTACTCGGGAAGCTGGCTGCGTGGCCGCTGGTGTGGTGATTGGGGCTGGCGCCTGCTACTGTGTATATAGACTGACCTGGGGAAGAGATGAGAATGAGAAAATCTGGGACGacgatgatgaagatgatgaggaGGAATCTAGTGATATTGTAGAGACTAGGATTGAGAATGGGAAAGGAGCTAAAGCTAATGCTGGGATGGGGTCTGAAGCTAGACTTCAGGGTGATTCAAAGGTGAAGACTGAGGTGGGCATGGTACTTGAGAGTGGTTCAGATGTAAAGGCAGAGGTCCACTTGGGGCCCCAGAGTGGAGGAGGCCTAGAGGCCAAGGCCAAAGCCCTTTTCAGCACCCTGAAGGAACAGGCAAGTGCAAAGGCGGGCAGGGGAGTCAGGTTGGGTACCATCTCTGGGAACAGGACCCTTGCACCCAGTTTACCCTgcccagggggcaggggtggaggctgTCACCCCACCAGGAGTGGCGCTAGGGCTGGGAGTAGGGCAAGTGGAAAAACCAAGGGAAGAACCCGAGGTAAGAGCACCAGGACTCCAGCTACAGCATGGCCTGTTCGTAGGGGCAAGTTCAACTTTCCCTATAAAATTGATGATATTCTGGGTGCTGCTGACCTTCAAAAGGTTCTTAACATCCTGGAAAGATCAAATGATCCTTTTATTCAAGAAATAGCCTTGGTCACTCTGGGTAACAATGCAGCATATTCTTTTAACCAAAATGCCATTCGTGAATTGGGTGGTCTTCCAATTATTGCAAAACTGATAAAAACCAAAGATCTTATTATTAGGGAAAAAGCTTACAATGCCCTTAATAACTTGAGTGTGAATGCTGAAAATCAGGGAAAGATTAAGACCTATATCAGTCAAGTGTGTGATGATACCATGATCTGCCGCTTGGACTCAGCTGTGCAGATGGCCGGACTAAGACTGTTAACTAACATGACTGTGACTAATCATTACCAACATTTGCTTTCCTAttcttttccagacttttttGCATTGTTATTTCTGGGAAATTACTTCACCAAGATTCAGATTATGAAACTAATTATAAACTTTACTGAGAATCCAGCCATGACAAGAGAGCTGGTCAGTTGTAAAGTACCATCAGAATTGATTTCCCTCTTTAATAAAGAGTGGGACAGAGAGATTCTTCTTAATATCCTTActctatttgaaaatataaatgacaacATAAAAAGTGAAGGACTTGCATCATCTAAGAAAGAATTCAGCAgaagttcactttttttcttattcaaagaATCTGGAGTGTGTATTAAGAAAATCAAGGCATTAGCAAATCACAATGATCTGGTAGTGAAAGTAAAAGTCCTAAAAGTATTGACCAAACTTTAA